Part of the Triticum urartu cultivar G1812 chromosome 2, Tu2.1, whole genome shotgun sequence genome, GCCCGTGCGGTGCCAAGGTGGAACCGAAGAACAGCGCCCCGTAGCAGGAGTTGACCGAATAGTTACCATCTTGCGTCATCGTTCGGACAGACGGTCCTGGGTGTGAGATAGCGTCATGCTACAACGTCAAAAAATCCAAACATCGAACTCGGTGGACTAGTTTTGCGCTTTTTAACCCCAAACATAATTTCCATATAACTGATTGTTTCActttttttttacaaaaatcacTAAATAAATTTGATAAAACCGGTCTGTCTAAAAATCAACTCATTTTTCTACAAATCCTCATTAGCTTCCAAACAACCACTAACATGACCCATTTATGCCACGATCTGTATCTGTCATGCCATCCCACGACAAGATCTTGTCCATGCGGCCCACTTCTGCGACGCACCTCCCCACAAGCGAAGCACGTGTGAGGTTCCTTATTGCGCAACAGGCAAAACTAAGCACACATGTGACATGTGCTGTGCTCAACACACAAGACGAACATGACTGAACAGCAACAATGCCATTTTCAAACCGCTCGGGAATTTGCATCGTCAGCAAAAAGGCCTCTTGCCACCGCCGGACGCCGTCGTGTTCCCCCGCCGTGACACCGGCGGGATGCTGAAATGCCAGAGCCGGCCGGCCCTTCCCACCCGGAACATGTCGCAGAGGAACTCCTCGGCGTACTTCTTCTCCACCTTGCGGTCCACGTCGTGCAGGAACACGTCAGTGTCCCCCTCGCCGCGCCTCGCCCGCGCCATTGCCGCCGCCGTCCAAATCGCCGCCATCCTGCCAGGCGCCGACGCGAAGTACCCCTTGGGCGCGTCCAGCATGAGCATGTCCCACTCGTTCTCGTACACCTCCGGCGGCAGGTTGTGCAGCGCCAGCGGGCACGCCGCGTTGTCGCGGACCTGCACGGGGGCGTCGGCGGCCTCGGCCCCGGCGCCCGGGACGCAGGAGGAGAAGTTCTTGTAGGAGTCGAAGAGGAGGTCGGCGTGCTCCATCCGCGTGCGGTAGGTGACCAGATGGGCGCGCAGGAACGGCGACTTAGCGCGCACGATGCGGTACCACTCCGGGTCCTCCTCCAGGAAGACCGTGACGCCGCCGGGGTTGAGCGCGTGCCAAAGCCGCGAGTCGTGGCCGAGGCCGAACACCAGCAGCCGGATCGGCGCGCGGCGGCGCAGCACGTCGAGAGAGAGGGAGATCTCGGCGCGCGACTGCTGCGGGACGGTGCGCGTGCTGGCGTAGTACACGGCGGCGTCGGCGAGCGCGGCGAGGCCTGAAGGCTCGTACCCGACGCCCGAGGGGGCTAGGACGCCGGGCAGGCACGGGAGCAACggcagcagcggcagcggcgaggTGAGGAGGGTGGCGACCAGCAGCGACGTGGCGACGAGCAATGCCGCTGCAGCGGCAGTGGCGAGGCGGCCGGGGGGCTTCATTGCGTGGCTCGCCGGCGCGCAGTGCGTGTGTGCTGTGTGAGGTGGGGATTGGACAATACTCCATATTTAGCGCGAGCAGCGGAGCACGACGTGGCATCCCCTTCGCTGCACGATACCGCACCTTGCTTTCTTTTTCCGTCCCAATGTCGTAGTACTACCCCGCCGACGAGGCAACGACTTTATCGCAATTTTCTTTCTTTTAGCATTAGGGAATCTCTACCTACattgatgcatatggccaagtgGCCCATCAGTGGGTTTAtttggtactccctccgttccgaattactttaCACatatatggatgtatctagatgtattttagttctagatacatctatttcttcaacgagtaatttggaacgaagTATGTAGGATTATTCTTGTGTTCTTTTTTAGATGGAATTCGTTGCTTGTTTATTCGGAGTCTCAAAATATAATAATCCAAATGATAAGTACCTCATGTCAGGTACCTGGGCTGGACGCCCGAACGTCCTTGTAGTCGTCTGATCAGCAGCACAAATCTCTGCGCGCATCATCTTACAAGGTCAACAGCGAAAACTTTTGAGCTGAATTGCTTTCACCGTTCACTGCTGGATCCAGAGGAGAGATGAATGGCGGCAGCGGCAACGGCGAAGAGGAGCCGCGGCAAAGGAGGAGTGCGCGCGGTGGGGAGGAGCACATGCGGTGGGGAGGAGCCGTGGCAGGGAGTGGAATGGTGGCGGGGTGGCGGGGAGGAGCTGCGGCGGCTCGCCGGGGAACGCGGCAAGGAGAATCCCTCGACGCTCGACGTATGCAAGGGGCGGGTGGAGGTGGCGCGGTGGAGCATGGCGCCACCAGTCTCCATAgcgccggtggtggtggtggacgCTGGTGCGGGCCTGCTGCCGTGCCGACCCTTGCCGCGGCGTAAGGATGTTGAGCGACGATGGTGGTAGCCGTCGACGCGGGCCTGCTGCCCTTGGCGACCCTCGTCGCCTTCCTCTGCTCGGAGCTAACCATGGTTGTTTCCTAGCGCGCCTCCGCCCAATTCCTGACCCCGCAACCGCTTCATGGGGAACGAAGcatgaaaaaccaaaaaattCCTACGAAACACCCAAGATCCAATCTAGGAGATGTATAGCAACGACGGGGGACTGtgtctacatacctttgtagaccGAAAGCGTTAGCGttgtaacgtggttgatgtattcGTACTCGTCGCGATCCAATCCAatctagtgccgaacggacgacacctccgagtttagcacacatACGGCTCGGCGGCGtcctctccttcttgatccagcaagcgaGGAAGAGGAGGTAGATGAGATCTGAaccaacacgacggcgtggtggtggtggtagtGGAATTCCGGCAGGTCTTCGCCAAGCACTGACGGAACCTGGAAGAGGAGTAACGGGAGGGAGACGGGGCAAGCGTAGAAGGGTTGGATGCCCCCTACGCCTCGCCATCATATATAGGGTTGAGGGAGGGGCGTGGCTACCCTAACCCCCTTCCCAAGGCAGGGGGCAGCGGCCAGGGGGGGGGGAGTGCcctccaagccaagtggaggccctcccccttagagTTTCCCCTCCCCAAGCGCATGGACCTTGTAGGGGCTGGTGCCCCTGGCCTATTAAGGCTAGGGTGCCCCTATATCCCATGTTACTATATGGGACGTGGTGGAATCCTCCGAGGACTTATGGACCCCTCCGGAACCCTCTGGAACCTTCCGGTGGCTTCCCGACACAACACTGAAAAAACCGATCTTTTTCCTGGAACGCCGACAACAACTTTTTTATATAAAtatttatctccggaccatttaGGAACTCCTCATGATGTCCCCGGATCCCATCTGGGGCTCCGAACAATCTTCCGACTTTCCACTATTAATATCTCAATACTACCCTAGCACTACCAAACGTTAAGTGTtcgaccctacgagttcgagaatcATGCAGGCATGATTGAGACTCCTcttcgatcaataaccaatagcgggacctggatgcccatattgattcctacatattcaacaaagatctttatcggttgaaccacgatgtcaaggatccagtcaatcccgtatgcaattccctttgtccggcgataagttacttgctcgagatttgatccttggtatctccatacctagtttaatctcgtcaccgacaagtctctttactcgttccgtaatacaagatcacgtgactaaactcattagtcacatgaagcttcttatgatgttgtattaccgagagggcctagagttATCTCTCCGTCACatgaagtgacaaatcctagtctcgatccatgcaacccaatagacaccttcggagatacttgtagagcacctttatgatcacctagttaTGAAGTGACGTTTTATAGCGCACAAGGCATTCCTCCAGTATCCGGGAGtagcatgatctcatggtcgaaggaacaaatacttgacatgaagaaagtTGTAGCAAATAACTAAACGATCTGATTAAGCTTACGATTGGgtctgtccatcacatcattctcctaatgacgtgataccattatcaaatgacaactcatgtctatgattgggaaaccttaaccatcttttatcaacgagctagtctagtacaggcttactagggacacggtgtagtttatgtattcacacatgtatttaagttttcggtcaatacaattctagcatgaataataaacatttatcatgactggaaaatatgataataaccattttattattgcctctagggcatatttccaatagtctcccacttgcaccgGTGTCAATAATCTacttcacatcgccatgtgattacaCCAATGAGTtatgggtttgatcatgttttgcttgtgagagaggttttaatcaacgggtctgctacatttaGATTTGTGTGTACTTTGCAAGTCTCTATGTCATACAGATGTTGCTAccacgctccacttggagctattcgaAAAGGCTGCTCCACTATACGTGTCCGTTTTCAACTCATAGTTATTcggatcggtgtcaaagcttgcattgacgtaaccctttacgacgaactctttatcacctccataaacgagaaacatttccttagtacTCTTTAGGTAgttaaggataattttgacccctgtccaatgatctactcctggatcactctaGTACCCCCTTGCCAGACGCATGGCAAGGTGCTGAaaagatctggtacacaacatggcacacaccatagagcctatggctaaggcataggggacgaccttcatcctttcttcttcttctgccttggtcaagctttgagtcttactcaacctcacaccttacaactcaggcaagaactccttctctgacagatccattttgaactccttcaaaatatTGTCTAGGTATGCTCTTTGTGAAAGTCTTATCacgtgtcttgatctatctctatagatcttgaagcccaatatgtaagcaactttacccaggtcttcctttgaaaaactaCTTACAAATAACCCTTTAcactttctagaaattctacatcatttccaatgaacaatatgtcatccacatatacttatcagaaaagCTATAgaactcccactcactttcttgtaaatacaagcttctccgtaagtttgtataaaaccaaaaactttgatcacctcatcaaagcgtatattccaactccgagatgcttgcaccagtcgaTAGATGGATCCCTGGAGCTTGCCTACCTTTTAGCATCCATAGGATCCACAAAACCtttggctgcatcatatacaactcttcctcaAGGAAACCGGTTTTCACATCCATCTGCCAGATTTcctaatcataaaatgcgacaatttctaacataattctaagagacttaagcatcactatgggtgagaaagccttatcgtagtcaactccttgaatttgtcaaaaaccttttgggacaagtcaagctttatagACAGCGACATTACCATCAATATATGTCTTCTtattaaagatccatttattcttaatggccttgtcgatcattgggcaagtccaccaaagtccatactttgttctcatacatgcatcctatctcggatttcatagcctcaagccatttgtcggaatccgggctcatcattgcttcttcatagtttgtaggttcgtcgtTATCTAATAACATGACTTCGGGGACGgtattaccgtaccactctggtgtggaacgtgtcatggttgacctatgaagttcagtagtaacttgatccaaagtttcatgattatcatcattatatTCCTCTCTTGCTAGTGTAGCATCATTGGAACTACTTTCtgtgatgtgctactttccaattcaggagaaggtacaattggctcatcaagttctactttcctcccactcatttctttcgagagaaactccttctctacaaaggacccattcttggcaacaaagatcttgccgtTGGATCACTGATAGAAGGTATAGCCAATGGtctctttagggtatcctatgaagatgcacttttgaaaggacatgcggtgcccccatgtttggttttggtaattgatgacaatctctatggagtaatggttgccttgagttatattcgTAGGTTTTGTTCATAGTCTTTTCTTGAAGTCCatttgttggtttcaaggagtttatgtgttggccaaggtgcttttcaaggaattatccaaagattggtcatgtcggagttgagcttattgcaagcatgtctttaagaagattgtgtgatcattcatgttaaccttcaagacatcatccaaatgaagagagttggaaagattcaaatTTGATCAAGACTAAGTACAAAGAGTGATTaaagttgatcaacacacaaagcgtagaagatgtactgAGTGGGATCATGTGATCCCACGGTTTGGTAAGTtttgtccattacgctttgtgtactaacccacggtctacgtgagagttctatgtggggttaggtatgtttccatgggTTTGCGTCAATAGGAAGATACcatacaacccatggagggtgacatcaagtggtgatcgtcatcaagattgccgtgtgcaagttcaagtggagcatcacgaagataTCATCCTTGAAGCTTGCCATTCTAGAAGGGAAGGGCCTATGATTGGACAACTCACTCTTGATGTAGGGCGCATTCTGGTCAATACGTAATTTGGACACATCCCCCACTTTGATATGTTGCAAGCACATCTTAATGTTTGTCTTTTGGAGCACAAATTAAGATCATGATGATCCCGATCACAAATATATGGTTGTAAGAATCAAGTCCTCATACCCATGGCTCTTTTATTATAATTGTGTTCTATTGCAACTTGATTGCTATCTGGTCTAAAAACTGGAATTTAATTCTGTCACAAAGCTTGGTAGAAACCCTTGTCACAAGTGCACACCCTCTCTTGGGTTTGATAACTCAAAGTCACTCCTTGCGGAAAGAGGTTGGGAATCTTTCTGCTATCCATTACCGGATAACCGAAGGAACTaattgttgggaaacgtagtatgcaatttcaaaaaaattcctacgctcacgcaagatctatctaggagatgcatagcaacgagagggagagagtgtgtccacataccctcatagaccaaaagcggaagcgtttgacagcgtggttgatgtagtcgaacttcttcttgttctgaccgatcaagcaccgaacatacgacacctccgagttctgcacatgttcagatcgatgacgtccctcaaactcttgatccagcaaagtgtcgagcgagagttccgtcagcacaacggcgtggtgacggtgatggtgaagtgattcgcacagggcttcgcctaagcactgcgtgaatatgaccggaggcgtaaactatggaggggggcgccgcacatggctaggAATTAATGTTGTATGTTCTAGTGGTGCCctcccctcatatatataggttggatgGGAGGataggcagccaagggggcgccccaagtaggaggaatcttacttgggcgcctcccaattcggcctccccccttccatattcatccggagggggaaggagggaggagagaaggaagggggagcccgaatccctccccttcctttctctcttcccctctttccttcctcCTTATTTTGGCCTACATGGGGCGACCTGCCCCCTAGGGGCTGGTTTGTCcccttcttggcccattaggcccatgtagttgccgggggAATGCCCAGAACCCCTTCtatgacccgatatgtacccagtacccccggaacacttccggtgtccgaatattatcatcctatatatgaatctttacctctcgaccatttcgagactcctcgtcatgttcttGATCTTATCCGAGACTCCAAACaatattcggtcaccaaatcacataactcacataatacaaaatcgtcattgaatgttaagcgtgcggaccctacgggttcgagaactatgtagacatgaccgagacacctctctggtcaataaccaacagcggaacctagatgttcatattagttcctacatattctacgaagatctatATCGGGCGTatcgtaatgacaacatacgttattccctttgtcatcggtatgtcacttgcccgagattcgctcctaggtatcttcatacctagttcaatctcgttaccggcaagtcactttactcattctgtaatacatcatcccgcaactaactcattagtcacattgcttgcaatgcttcttatgatgtgtattaccaagagggcccagagatacctctccgatactcggagtgacaaatcccaatctcaatctatgccaacccaacaaacaccttcggagatacctgtagagcatatttataatgacccatttacgttgtgacgtttgatatcaCACGAGGTATTCCTctgatatccgggagttgcataatctcatagtcaaaggaatatgtatatgccatgaaggaagcaatagcaataaaacttaatgatcattatgctaagctaacggatgggtcttgtccatcacatcattctcctaatgatgtgatctcgttcatcaaatgacaacacatgtctatggttaggaaacttaaccatctttgattaacgagctagtctagtagaggcttactagggacactgtgttttatctatgtatccatacatgtatcaattttccggttaatacaattctagcatgaataataaacatttatcatgatataaggaaatataaataacaactttattattgcctctaaggcatatttccttcagtctcccacttgcactagagtcaataatctagttcacatcgtcatgtgatttaataccaatagttcacatctttatgtgattagttcacatcgccatgtgactaacacccaaagggtttactagagtcaataatctagttcacatcgctatgtgattaacacccaaagagtactaaggtgtgatcatgctttgcttgtgagagaagtttagtcaacgagACTGTCACATtgagagccgtatgtattttgcaaaatttctatgtctacaatgctctgcatggagctactctagctaattgctcccactataaatatgtatccagattgagactcaaagtcatccggatcggtgtaaaagcttgcatcgacgtaactctttacgacgaactctttattacctccataaccgagaaatatttccttagtcctcttaggtaactaaggataactttgaccgctgtccagtgatccactcctagatcactatcgtacccccgtgccaaactcatggcaaggtacacaatgggtttggtacacatcatagcatactttatagaacctatggctgaggcatagggaatgactttcattctctttctattttctgtcgtggtcgggttttgagtcttactcaactttacaccttgcaatacaagaaagaactccttcttcgactgttccattttgaactacttcaaaatcttgtcaaggtatgtactcattgaaagaTCTTATCAaacatcttgatctatctctatagatcttaatgcccaatatgtaagtagcttcaccgaggtctttctttgaaaaactcctttcaaacactcctttatgctttccagaaaattctacatcatttccggtcaacaatatgtcattcacatatacttatcagaatggatgtagtgctcccactcactttcttgtaaacacaggcttcaccgcaagtctgtataaaactatatgctttgataaactcatcaaagtgtatattccaactccgagatgcttgcaccagtccatagatggatcgctggagcttgcacattttgttagcacgtttaggattgaaaaaaccttctggttgcgtcatatacaactcttctttaataaatccattaaggaatgtagttttgacatccatttgccaaatttcataaaatgtggcaattgccaacatgatttggacagccttaagcatcgatacaagttagaaaatctcatcgtagtcaacaccttgaacttgtcaaaaacctttttcgacaagtcgagctttgtagatagtaacactactattagcgtccttcttcctcttgaagatccatttattctcaatggcttgccaatcatcgggcaagtccaccgaagtccacactttgttcttatatatggatcctatctcagatttcatggcctcaagccatttatcggaatctaggctcatcatcacttccttatagttcgtaggttcgtcatggtctagtaacatgacttccaggacaggattaccgtaccactctagtggggaacgtgctctggttgacctacgaggtttggtagtgacttgatctgaagtttcataatcattatcattagcttcctctctagttggtgtaggcatcacgggatcggttttctgtgatgagctactttccaatttgatagaaggtacaattacctcatcaagttctactttactcccactcacttctttcgagagaaactccttctctagaaaggatgcattcttagcaacaaagatcttgccttcagatctatgatagaaggtgtgcCCGATAGTTTCTTTtgagtatcctatgaagacgcacttctccgatttgggtttgagcttatcaggctgaagctttttcacataagcatcgcaaccccaaactttaagaaacgacagcttaggtttcttgccaaaccatagttcatacggtgtcgtctcaacggatttagatggtgccctatttaacgtgaatgcagctgtctctaatgcataaccccaaaatgatagtggtaaatcggcaagagacatcatatttcgcaccatatctaataaagtacggttacgacgttcggacacaccattacgctgtggtgttccaggtggcgtgagttgtgaaactattccacagtgtTTTAAATGAACGCCAAAtgcgtaactcaaatattcgcctcgcgatcagatcatagaaactttattttcttgttacggtgattctccacttcactctcaaattctttgaacttttgaaatgtgttagacttgtgtttcattaagtatatatacccatatctgctcacatcatctgtgaaggtcaaaaataacgatacccgccgcgagcctcaacactcatcggaccgcatacaccggcatgtattatttccaataagtcagtggctcgctccattgtttcgaagaacggagttttagtcatcttgcccatgaggcatggttcgcaagcatcaaatgattcataatcaggtgattccaaaagtccatcctcatggagtttcttcatgagCTTTACACCAAtttgacctaaacggcagtgccacaaatatgttgcactatcattatcaactttgcatattttggcataaatattatgaatatgtgtatcaccatgatagagattcaacaaaccattcacattgggtttatgaccatagaaggttttactcatataaacagaacaataattattctctgacttaaatgaataaccgtattgcaataaacatgatctaatcatattaatgctcaacacaaacaccaaataacatttattaaGGTTCAAttctaatcccgaaggtagagggagtgtgcaatggtgatcgtatcaaccttggaattacttccaacacacatcgtcacctcgtccttaactagtctctgtttattttgcaactcctgtttcgagttactactcttagcaactgaaccagtatcaaataccgatgggttgctataaacactagtaaactacacatcaataacatgtatatcaaatatacctttgttcactttgccatcattcttatccgccaagtatctagggaagttccacttccagtgaacatttcctttgcagtagaagcactcagtttcaggcttgggtctagctttgggtttcttcatgggagtggcaactttcttgccattATTTTGTAAGtttccttttctttcccttgccctttttcttgaaactagtggtcttgttaaccatccacacttgatgctatttcttgatttctaccttcgatGATTTCAACATCGTGAAGATtttgggaatcgttttcatcatcccttgcatattatagatcatcacgaagttctagtaacttggtgatagtgactagagaactctgtcaatcactatcttatctggaagattgactcccacttgattcaagcgattgcagtacccagacattctaagcacatgctcactagttgagctattctcctccatcttgtaggcaaagtacttgttagaggtctcatacctcttaacacgggcatgagtctgaaatatcatttttagcttcttggaacatctcatatgctccatggcattcaaaacatttttgaagtcctggttctaagccgtaaagcatggtgcactaaactatcaagtagtcatcatactgagcttgtaaaatgttcataacatctgcatctacTCCTACAACAGGTTCGTCACCTAGTGGTGTATCAAGGACATActtcttctgtgtagcagtgaggataatcctcagatcacgaacctaatccgcatcattgctactatcatcttttaacttagttttctctaggaacatatcaataataaaacaggggagctatacgcgagctattgatctacaacatagatatgcaaatactatcaggactaagttcatgataaattaagtttaattaatcatattacttaagaactcccacttagatagacatcccttgagtcatctaaatgattacatgatccatatcaactaaaccatgtccgatcatcacgtgagatggagtagtcttcaatggtgaacatctctatgttgatcatatctactatattattcacgttcgacctttcggtctccagtgttctgaggccatgtctgtacatgctaggctcgtcaagtttaacccgagtattccacgtgtgcaaaactgtcttgcacccgttgtatgtgaacatagagcttatcacactcgatcatcacgtggtgtctcagcacgatgaactattgcaatggtgcatactgagggcgaacacttataccttgaaattttagtaagggataatcttataatgctactatcgtactaagcaaaataagatgtataaaagataaacatcacatgcaatcaaaatatgtgatatgatatggccatcatcatcgtgtgcctttgatctccttctccaaagcaccgtcatgatctccatcatcatcggcttgacaccttaatctccattgtagcatcatggtcgtctcgccaactattgcttctacaactatcgctaacacatagtgataaagtaaagaaattacatggcgtttgcatttcatacaataaagcgaaaaccataaggctcctgccagttgccgataacttctacaaacatgatcatctcatacaataacgtatatcacatcttgtcttgaccatatcacatcacaacatgacctgcaaaaacaagttagatgtcctctagtttgttgttgcaagttttacgtggccgctacgggcttctagcaagaaccgttcttacctacgcataaaaacaacaaggtgatttatcaagtttgttgttttaaccttcaacaaggaccagccgcagtcaaatttgattcgaataaagttggagaaacagtcaaATTTACCAACTAGTtccatgtctgtcggtggaaacggtctcatgaacgtggtcatgtaaggttggttcgggccgcttcatccaacaataccacggaatcaaaataagacattggtggtaagcagtatgacgatcaccgcccacaactctttgtgttctactcgtgcatatcatctacacatagacctggctcggatgccactattcgGAAACGtggcatgcaatttcaaaaaaattcctatgctcacgcaagatctatctaggagatgtatAA contains:
- the LOC125533762 gene encoding probable methyltransferase At1g27930, with amino-acid sequence MKPPGRLATAAAAALLVATSLLVATLLTSPLPLLPLLPCLPGVLAPSGVGYEPSGLAALADAAVYYASTRTVPQQSRAEISLSLDVLRRRAPIRLLVFGLGHDSRLWHALNPGGVTVFLEEDPEWYRIVRAKSPFLRAHLVTYRTRMEHADLLFDSYKNFSSCVPGAGAEAADAPVQVRDNAACPLALHNLPPEVYENEWDMLMLDAPKGYFASAPGRMAAIWTAAAMARARRGEGDTDVFLHDVDRKVEKKYAEEFLCDMFRVGRAGRLWHFSIPPVSRRGNTTASGGGKRPFC